From one SAR202 cluster bacterium genomic stretch:
- a CDS encoding amidohydrolase, which produces MKERIISGDSHIDLRFLPSQLFTDNARPNLRGRMPRVVDTPNGRRWMAGIIDMGVVGVEVDKRTFSTEMSHRWKAMQDGGFFDDLDKGYHPTNAELRIRDQDKDGIRGEVLYGPLRVAATLKDPELGNEFFRVYNDWLAGFCHANPDRFAGLACLPNHDPKVAADELRRVAKIGLKGADLGVGGAPKPIYHKDWDVLWKAADETRLPISFHTTGLVPMRVSSGDGPQYDEVFHNIRTVLFQLSGAEFATSAILSGACQRFPNFKFVLGECGVSWLPYVLDRMDHECEGTEGLKLKPSEYWARQGFTTFQMEPVAGDLVPMVGEDNVIWGSDYPHQDGVWPDSLKTIDQCLGSLNPKARRKVVCDNTARLYGFKT; this is translated from the coding sequence CTTCACCGACAACGCCCGCCCCAACCTCCGCGGCCGCATGCCTCGCGTCGTCGACACCCCCAACGGTCGGCGGTGGATGGCCGGCATCATAGACATGGGCGTCGTTGGTGTCGAGGTCGATAAACGCACTTTCAGCACCGAGATGAGCCATCGATGGAAGGCCATGCAGGACGGCGGCTTCTTCGACGACCTGGACAAGGGCTACCACCCCACCAACGCCGAACTCCGCATCCGCGACCAGGACAAGGACGGCATCCGCGGCGAGGTCCTCTACGGCCCCCTCCGCGTCGCTGCCACCCTCAAAGACCCCGAGCTTGGCAACGAGTTCTTTCGAGTCTATAACGACTGGCTCGCCGGCTTCTGCCATGCCAACCCGGACCGATTCGCCGGCCTCGCTTGCCTCCCCAACCACGACCCCAAAGTCGCCGCCGACGAGCTTCGCCGCGTCGCTAAAATCGGCCTCAAAGGTGCGGACCTCGGCGTCGGCGGCGCCCCCAAGCCCATCTACCACAAAGACTGGGACGTCCTCTGGAAAGCCGCTGACGAGACCCGCCTCCCCATCTCCTTCCACACCACCGGCCTCGTGCCCATGCGCGTATCCAGCGGCGACGGCCCCCAGTACGACGAGGTCTTCCATAACATCCGCACCGTCCTCTTCCAGCTATCCGGCGCGGAATTCGCCACCAGCGCTATCCTCAGCGGCGCCTGCCAGCGCTTTCCCAACTTCAAATTCGTCCTCGGCGAATGCGGCGTTAGCTGGCTTCCCTACGTCCTCGACCGCATGGACCACGAATGCGAAGGCACCGAAGGCCTCAAGCTAAAGCCCAGCGAGTACTGGGCCCGTCAAGGCTTCACCACCTTCCAGATGGAGCCCGTCGCCGGTGACCTCGTCCCCATGGTCGGCGAAGACAACGTCATCTGGGGCTCCGACTATCCCCACCAGGACGGCGTCTGGCCCGACTCCCTCAAGACCATCGACCAGTGCCTCGGCTCCCTCAACCCCAAAGCCCGCCGCAAAGTTGTCTGCGACAACACCGCCCGCCTCTACGGCTTCAAAACCTAA